Proteins encoded within one genomic window of Pygocentrus nattereri isolate fPygNat1 chromosome 11, fPygNat1.pri, whole genome shotgun sequence:
- the nansb gene encoding N-acetylneuraminic acid synthase b isoform X1: MPVEFELCPGRRIGGSNPCFIIAEIGQNHQGDIEIAKKLIRMAKDCGADCVKFQKSELEHRFTKRALERTYISPHSWGNTYGAHKRHLEFSHEQYRELQQFSREVGIFFTASGMDEMAMEFLHAIDVPFFKVASADTSNIPYLEKTAKKGRPMVISSGMQSMETMRCVYRTVKKHNSNFTILQCTSAYPLPTEHANLRIITEFQKEFPDIPIGYSGHEGGISVSVAAVALGAKVVERHVTLDKSWKGSDHAASLEPGELAALVREIRTVELALGSPVKQMLPCEASCHKKLGKSIVARKAMQKGTELTLDMLGVKVAEPQGIPAEKIFKLVGKTITVELQEDDPIANDMIMIAND, translated from the exons ATGCCAGTTGAGTTCGAACTTTGTCCAGGAAGAAGGATCGGGGGCTCCAACCCCTGTTTCATCATTGCAGAGATCGGTCAGAATCACCAAGGAGACATTGAGATTGCCAAGAAACTGATTCGCATGGCTAAG GACTGTGGAGCAGACTGTGTTAAGTTCCAGAAAAGTGAGCTTGAGCACAGGTTTACTAAGCGTGCACTAGAGCGCACATACATCTCCCCTCATTCATGGGGAAACACATATGGAGCCCACAAGCGCCATCTAGAGTTCAGTCACGAACAGTACAGGGAACTGCAGCAGTTTTCCAGAGAAGTGGGAATTTTCTTCACTGCATCAGGAATGGACGAG ATGGCTATGGAATTCCTACATGCAATCGATGTACCCTTCTTCAAAGTGGCCTCTGCAGACACAAGTAACATCCCTTACCTGGAAAAGACTGCCAAGAAAG GTCGGCCTATGGTGATATCCAGTGGTATGCAGTCTATGGAGACCATGCGCTGTGTTTATCGGACAGTGAAGAAGCATAACTCAAACTTCACTATTTTGCAGTGCACCAGCGCCTATCCACTGCCCACAGAGCACGCCAACCTACGCATCATCACC GAATTCCAGAAGGAATTTCCTGACATTCCGATCGGCTACTCTGGCCATGAAGGGggcatcagtgtgtctgtagCTGCTGTAGCCCTGGGGGCAAAGGTTGTGGAGCGGCATGTAACCCTAGACAAGAGCTGGAAGGGCAGTGACCACGCAGCATCACTAGAGCCAGGCGAGCTGGCAGCACTGGTGCGAGAGATCCGTACAGTGGAGCTAGCTCTGGGCTCTCCAGTTAAACAGATGCTGCCCTGCGAAGCGTCCTGCCACAAAAAG TTGGGCAAGTCCATTGTAGCGAGGAAGGCAATGCAAAAGGGTACAGAGTTAACCCTTGATATGCTGGGAGTTAAAGTGGCAGAACCACAGGGAATACCAGCAGAGAAGATCTTCAAACTGGTGGGTAAGACCATCACAGTGGAACTACAGGAGGATGACCCCATCGCCAATGACATGATCATGATCGCTAATGACTGA
- the nansb gene encoding N-acetylneuraminic acid synthase b isoform X2 — protein sequence MPVEFELCPGRRIGGSNPCFIIAEIGQNHQGDIEIAKKLIRMAKDCGADCVKFQKSELEHRFTKRALERTYISPHSWGNTYGAHKRHLEFSHEQYRELQQFSREVGIFFTASGMDEMAMEFLHAIDVPFFKVASADTSNIPYLEKTAKKGRPMVISSGMQSMETMRCVYRTVKKHNSNFTILQCTSAYPLPTEHANLRIITEFQKEFPDIPIGYSGHEGGISVSVAAVALGAKVVERHVTLDKSWKGSDHAASLEPGELAALVREIRTVELALGSPVKQMLPCEASCHKK from the exons ATGCCAGTTGAGTTCGAACTTTGTCCAGGAAGAAGGATCGGGGGCTCCAACCCCTGTTTCATCATTGCAGAGATCGGTCAGAATCACCAAGGAGACATTGAGATTGCCAAGAAACTGATTCGCATGGCTAAG GACTGTGGAGCAGACTGTGTTAAGTTCCAGAAAAGTGAGCTTGAGCACAGGTTTACTAAGCGTGCACTAGAGCGCACATACATCTCCCCTCATTCATGGGGAAACACATATGGAGCCCACAAGCGCCATCTAGAGTTCAGTCACGAACAGTACAGGGAACTGCAGCAGTTTTCCAGAGAAGTGGGAATTTTCTTCACTGCATCAGGAATGGACGAG ATGGCTATGGAATTCCTACATGCAATCGATGTACCCTTCTTCAAAGTGGCCTCTGCAGACACAAGTAACATCCCTTACCTGGAAAAGACTGCCAAGAAAG GTCGGCCTATGGTGATATCCAGTGGTATGCAGTCTATGGAGACCATGCGCTGTGTTTATCGGACAGTGAAGAAGCATAACTCAAACTTCACTATTTTGCAGTGCACCAGCGCCTATCCACTGCCCACAGAGCACGCCAACCTACGCATCATCACC GAATTCCAGAAGGAATTTCCTGACATTCCGATCGGCTACTCTGGCCATGAAGGGggcatcagtgtgtctgtagCTGCTGTAGCCCTGGGGGCAAAGGTTGTGGAGCGGCATGTAACCCTAGACAAGAGCTGGAAGGGCAGTGACCACGCAGCATCACTAGAGCCAGGCGAGCTGGCAGCACTGGTGCGAGAGATCCGTACAGTGGAGCTAGCTCTGGGCTCTCCAGTTAAACAGATGCTGCCCTGCGAAGCGTCCTGCCACAAAAAG tga
- the nansb gene encoding N-acetylneuraminic acid synthase b isoform X3, whose product MPVEFELCPGRRIGGSNPCFIIAEIGQNHQGDIEIAKKLIRMAKDCGADCVKFQKSELEHRFTKRALERTYISPHSWGNTYGAHKRHLEFSHEQYRELQQFSREVGIFFTASGMDECTSAYPLPTEHANLRIITEFQKEFPDIPIGYSGHEGGISVSVAAVALGAKVVERHVTLDKSWKGSDHAASLEPGELAALVREIRTVELALGSPVKQMLPCEASCHKKLGKSIVARKAMQKGTELTLDMLGVKVAEPQGIPAEKIFKLVGKTITVELQEDDPIANDMIMIAND is encoded by the exons ATGCCAGTTGAGTTCGAACTTTGTCCAGGAAGAAGGATCGGGGGCTCCAACCCCTGTTTCATCATTGCAGAGATCGGTCAGAATCACCAAGGAGACATTGAGATTGCCAAGAAACTGATTCGCATGGCTAAG GACTGTGGAGCAGACTGTGTTAAGTTCCAGAAAAGTGAGCTTGAGCACAGGTTTACTAAGCGTGCACTAGAGCGCACATACATCTCCCCTCATTCATGGGGAAACACATATGGAGCCCACAAGCGCCATCTAGAGTTCAGTCACGAACAGTACAGGGAACTGCAGCAGTTTTCCAGAGAAGTGGGAATTTTCTTCACTGCATCAGGAATGGACGAG TGCACCAGCGCCTATCCACTGCCCACAGAGCACGCCAACCTACGCATCATCACC GAATTCCAGAAGGAATTTCCTGACATTCCGATCGGCTACTCTGGCCATGAAGGGggcatcagtgtgtctgtagCTGCTGTAGCCCTGGGGGCAAAGGTTGTGGAGCGGCATGTAACCCTAGACAAGAGCTGGAAGGGCAGTGACCACGCAGCATCACTAGAGCCAGGCGAGCTGGCAGCACTGGTGCGAGAGATCCGTACAGTGGAGCTAGCTCTGGGCTCTCCAGTTAAACAGATGCTGCCCTGCGAAGCGTCCTGCCACAAAAAG TTGGGCAAGTCCATTGTAGCGAGGAAGGCAATGCAAAAGGGTACAGAGTTAACCCTTGATATGCTGGGAGTTAAAGTGGCAGAACCACAGGGAATACCAGCAGAGAAGATCTTCAAACTGGTGGGTAAGACCATCACAGTGGAACTACAGGAGGATGACCCCATCGCCAATGACATGATCATGATCGCTAATGACTGA